One window from the genome of Cricetulus griseus strain 17A/GY chromosome 2, alternate assembly CriGri-PICRH-1.0, whole genome shotgun sequence encodes:
- the LOC100765849 gene encoding interferon alpha-12, producing the protein MARLCAFLLALVVMSYWSTCCLGCDLPQTHNIRNKRALTLLAQMRRLSPLSCLKDRKDFAFPLEKVDAQHIQKTQAIPVLQELTQQVLILFSSKGSSASWETTLLDTFCTGLHQQLSDLRACLMQQLGVQEPPLSQEDSLVAVRKYFHRITAYLREKNHSPCAWEVVRAEVWRALSSSANLLARLSEEKE; encoded by the coding sequence ATGGCAAGGCTCTGTGCTTTCCTGTTGGCCCTGGTGGTGATGAGCTACTGGTCTACCTGCTGTCTGGGATGTGACCTGCCTCAGACTCATAATATCAGAAACAAGAGAGCCTTGACACTCCTGGCACAAATGAGGagactctcccctctctcctgcctgaaggacagaaaggactTTGCATTCCCTCTGGAGAAGGTGGATGCCCAGCACATCCAGAAGACTCAAGCCATCCCTGTCCTGCAGGAGCTGACCCAGCAGGTCCTCATCCTCTTCAGCTCAAAGGGCTCATCTGCTTCTTGGGAGACAACCCTTCTAGACACATTCTGCACTGGCCTCCACCAGCAGCTCAGTGATCTGCGAGCCTGTCTGATGCAACAGTTAGGAGTGCAGGAACCTCCCCTGAGCCAGGAAGACTCTCTGGTGGCTGTGAGGAAATACTTCCACAGGATCACTGCCTACCTGAGAGAGAAGAACCACAGCCCCTGTGCCTGGGAGGTGGTCAGAGCAGAAGTCTGGAGAGCCCTGTCTTCCTCAGCCAACTTGCTGGCAAGACTGAGTGAGGAGAAGGAATAA